Sequence from the Corallococcus soli genome:
TCCTTCGACACGTCCAGCACCACGTCGTAGCGCTTGCAGCCGTGGGTGCCCACCAGGGCGCGCGACTGCATGTTGTCGAAGGCGAGCGGCTGCTTGGGGTCGGGTCCCTCCACGCGCATCCACAGCCCGGCCCAGCCCTTCACGTCCTGGTGGCGCACGGCGGCGGTGAAGCGCAGGCGCTTGCCCTGGAAGTCCTTCGCGCTGAAGGCCTGCATGAAGGTGCCGAAGCTGTCCGTGGCCTGCGTGCGGGAGCGCAGGAACGCGCTGCGACTGCCCTCGCACGGGGAGCTCGCGTCCACGCCGGCCTCGTAGTGCTGGGGCGCGCTCTCCGTGACGTACCAGCCCCGCGGCAGCTTCGCCTGCGTGGCGCTGGGTGTGGTGGAGGGCAGGCCCTGCGAGGTGGCCGGAGGCGTCGCGGACGGTGTCGTCGTCGCGGCGGGCGGTGTCGTCGCGGCGGGCGGTGTCGTCGTCGCGGCGTGTGGGAGCGTCGCGGCGTGTGGGGGCGTCGCGGCGGGCGCGGGCGCCGCCGTGGCCGCCGTGGCCGGTGGGGCCGTGGGCGACTGGGCGCTCGCGAGTGACGCCCACCCCGACAGGAGCAGGCCGAGGATGCGGGTTCGCGGATTCATCGCGGAGCTCCTCACAGGGCCGCCGGACGCGAGCTCAGGGCGACCTCGGGCCGCAGGGTGGAGGCGTCGTAGCGGGGGACCTCGCCCAGGCCACCCGGGTGGTAGACGAGCAGCCCGCGCGCGCTGGCGGAACGCAGGCAGTGCTCCTGCGTGGCCAGGTCCGGGCACGCCACCACGATGTCCCGGGGCTCCGCGTCGTCCTCCGGCGGGGCCTCGCGCACCGCGGCGATGGGGAGGACGGGGTCGGGCCGGGGGGCTTCGGTGGGGCGCAGCATCAGGAACACGGAGGCGGCCACCGCCATCAGGGCGGCCGCGGCGGCGACGGGGCGGTGCCAGCGCGCGGGGCGTAGCACGACGGCCTCTCGCGACGCGGCGGCGGCGACCTCGTACAGCTGCTCGTCCAGGAGGGCCTCTTCCTGGAGCAGGCGCGCGCACGCGTCGCAGGTGAGGGTGTGGGCCTCCAGCTCCGCCGCGGCCTCCGGGGGCAACGCGCCCAGCAGGTACTGCTCCGTGCGGTCGCGGGTGAGGTGGGGCGTGGGCCTAGACATGGGTGTCCTCTTCGAGCGCGGTGCGCAGCTTCTTGCGGACCTCGCACAAAATCTGTCGCACGCGCTGGACCGACAATCCCACGCGGGTGGCGACCTCGGAATGGGGGAGCCCCTGGCCGTCACAGGCCAGGAGGAACACATCGCGCGCGCCCGGCGACACCTGGGCGAGCGCTTCGCGGGCCCGGGCAAGCTGCTCCTCGGAGAGCAGGCGCCGCTCCGCGGACTGCGTGGGGTCCACCGGCTGCTGGCGCTCCGGCAGGTCCTCCACCGTGCCGTCCACCGATTCACGCCGCGTGCGCCTCGCGTCATCCGAGGCGAGGAAGGACGCCTGGGCGAGCGCGAGGTAGGGCAGGCGCAGCTCCGTGAGCAGGCCCCGCTGCTGCTGCTGGATGAGGCGGGCCCACGTCTCCTGGGACAGCTCCTGGGCCCGGTCCACCCGCAGGCCCCGGGCGAGCAGCGACACCACCACCCGGCGCTGGTGGCGCGCGATGAGCAGGTCCCAGGCGGCCCGCTCTCCGGCCAGCGCGCGTCGAGACAGGCTCTCCTCATCCGGAGCGGCCCCGGGCCTGACGGCCTCGTCTGTCTCCTGACGCGACTGGAGCGTCGTCATCCCAAGACCCTGTACGGCTGCATCCATGCCGTCTTCCCGTTGCGCACGTCGGTCCGCCGGGGGCGCAGTGTGCCCCGGTGCCTCCCGGAAACGTGCGTCCTGGCCCGGCATATCGACGGAAGGGGGCAAGGGTGGCGCGGGGTAGGGGGATGTCAGTTGGTGGCGGGGCTGTCGCCGGCGGCCCAGGGCTTGGAGGAGACGCGCACGACGCCCTGGCAGCGGGCGCACACGCGGCCCTCGCTGTCGAGGAGGCGGGCGGACGCGAAGACGGTGGTGGGCCCGCCGTGGTCGATGACGGCCTCCACGTGGAGGCTGTCCCCGGTGGCGGGGCGCTCGAAGCTCATGGACAGCTGCATGGTGGCGCAGCGGCGGGTGGGGTCCCGGAGCGCCGGGGTGCACCCGATGGCCAGGTCGAACAGGGCCGCGAGCATGCCGCCGTTGACGGCGGAGGTGCCCAGGCCGCCCCGGTGTTCGGGCTTCACCTCCGGGAGGGTGACCACGACCTTGCGGCCCTCCGGGAAGGACATCCGGGCGCCGAAGTGGCGCAGGGTGAGGCTCTGGTTGAAGCCTTCCGCGAAGCGGTCGAGCTGGGCCTGGGAGGGGGGGGACGTGGGGGTGTCGGACATGGGGGCTGCCCGCTTTATAGCCCACGCTCCCTGCCCGTCCCGGGAGCGGACGGCCCGGCGGGCGAGGGGCGCGGCGGAAGACCCCACAATGCCGGGCGAAAGACGTTAGAAGACGGGGTTCTTCCCTGTGTGGAAAGCCCCGTGAACCCCCACGAATCCGCCCTCCTCGAAGACCTCAACCCGCCCCAGGCGGAAGCCGTGCTCCATGGTGACGGCCCGCTGCTCGTGCTGTCGGGCGCCGGCAGCGGCAAGACGCGCGTCATCACCCGCCGGGTCGCCCACCTGGTGAAGGTGCGCCGCGTCTTTCCCTGGCGCATCCTGGCCGTGACGTTCACCAACAAGGCCGCGCGCGAGATGCGCGAGCGGCTCACCCAGCTGTTGGGGGCCCAGGCGAACGACCTGGTGGTGAGCACGTTCCACTCGGCCTCGGCGATGATCCTCCGCCGCGAGGCGGAGCACCTGGGCCTCACGCGCTCGTTCGTCATCTACGACGACGGAGACCAGCTCAACGTCGTCAAGCGCGCCATGCGCGACGCGGGCGTGGATCCGGTGATGCAGCCGCGGGAGATCCTTCACCGCATCGACCAGGAGAAGAACGCCGCGCGCCTGCCGGACGACATGCGCGTGGCGCAGGACGACCTGCGCGGCAACATCGTGCAGAAGGTGTACCGGGCCTACCAGCGGCTGCTGCGCGCGGCGAACGCGGTGGACTTCGGCGACCTGCTGCTGCTGCTCGTGAAGCTCTTCAGCGACCAGCCCGCGGTGCTGGAGCGCTACCGCACGCGCTTCACCCACGTGCTGGTGGACGAGTTCCAGGACACC
This genomic interval carries:
- a CDS encoding zf-HC2 domain-containing protein, with amino-acid sequence MSRPTPHLTRDRTEQYLLGALPPEAAAELEAHTLTCDACARLLQEEALLDEQLYEVAAAASREAVVLRPARWHRPVAAAAALMAVAASVFLMLRPTEAPRPDPVLPIAAVREAPPEDDAEPRDIVVACPDLATQEHCLRSASARGLLVYHPGGLGEVPRYDASTLRPEVALSSRPAAL
- a CDS encoding RNA polymerase sigma factor produces the protein MDAAVQGLGMTTLQSRQETDEAVRPGAAPDEESLSRRALAGERAAWDLLIARHQRRVVVSLLARGLRVDRAQELSQETWARLIQQQQRGLLTELRLPYLALAQASFLASDDARRTRRESVDGTVEDLPERQQPVDPTQSAERRLLSEEQLARAREALAQVSPGARDVFLLACDGQGLPHSEVATRVGLSVQRVRQILCEVRKKLRTALEEDTHV
- a CDS encoding PaaI family thioesterase, which encodes MSDTPTSPPSQAQLDRFAEGFNQSLTLRHFGARMSFPEGRKVVVTLPEVKPEHRGGLGTSAVNGGMLAALFDLAIGCTPALRDPTRRCATMQLSMSFERPATGDSLHVEAVIDHGGPTTVFASARLLDSEGRVCARCQGVVRVSSKPWAAGDSPATN